CGCGTCGAAGGCGACGATCTCGCCGTCGACGACGGCATCGGTGGCGGGCAGGTGCGGGGCGCCGTCGGCGGTGAGCTCGGGGTAGCGCGCGGTGATGTCCGTGCCGCTGCGCGCACGCAGCGTGAAGCTTCCGTCAGCCCAGGTGCCGATCGCGCGGATGCCGTCCCACTTGATCTCCGCCCAGGCATCGGCGCCGCGTGCCACGCCCATACTGCCGGTCTCCGCCAGCATGGGGGAGTACGACGCGGGCCGCTCTGCGGCCGTGGCGGCCTCGGTCGGAGCGGACTCAGGAAGATCGGAACGCGGGGTGGCGGGCCCACGCGCCCCGGAGGCTCCGGCCGACGCGGAGCGGCGGGTGGCGTGGGGCGTGGGGACCATCCGGTGCAGCAGCCACTGGGACTTCTCGCCCTCGCCGCCGGTGCGGATCAGCGCCAGGCGCGCGGAGCCCAGCCGCCCACCGGCCTGACCGGTGAACGTGCCGATCACCTCGTCGTCGCGCCACTTCTCCAGCGCGACGACGCCGGTGTCCCACACGGTCATGGAACCCGCACCGTATTCGCCACGGGGGATCTCGCCCTCGAAGTCCAGATACTCCATCGGATGCGGCTCAGTCATCACCGCCAGATGATTGCGATCGGTGGACTCCGGGATGCCCTTGGGCACCGCCCAGCTGATGAGCACGCCGTCGCGCTCGATGCGCAGGTCGCAGTGCAGGCTGCTCGCGTGATGCTCCTGGATCACGAAGCGCGGGTCGCCTCCGGGGGCGATGTATGCCGTGCGCGGCATCGGCTCCGGTGTCTTGGCCGCATCGCGTTTGGCGAGATAGGCGGCCAGCGCCGAGCTCGGCGGCGCGAGGGCCGCAAGGGGGTCGATCCCGGCATCCATCCGCTCCAGCACTTCCTCGAACTCGAGGTGACGCAGCTCGGGATCGTCCAGCTCCTCCCACGTGCGGGGGGCCGCCACCCAGGGGCGGGCGCGCCCGCGCAGCGAGTAGGGGGCGATGGTCGTCTTGGAGGCGCTGTTCTGGCTCCAGTCGATGAACACCTTGCCGCCGCGCGCCGACTTGGCCATCGTGCCCGTCGCGAGGTCGGGATGATCGGCCTCGATCAGCCGGGCGAGCTCCTTCGCGACCGCGGAGACGTCGTCGCTGGTCTGCCGGCCTGTGCCGTCGTCGGAGGTGGGCAAACGGGCGTACAGGTGGATGCCCTTGCTGCCGCTGGTCACCGGCATCGGCTCCAGCCCCATCCCGGTGAGGATGCCGCGAGCCACTCGCGCCACCTCGGCGCACTGCGCGAGCCCGACACCCGGCCCGGGATCCAGGTCGAGTACCAGCCGGTCCGGCTTTCCCCGCCCGCCGGAGTGCGTGAATCGCCATTGCGGCACGTGCAGTTCGAGAGCGGCGATCTGCGCGAACCATGCCAGGGTCGCCGCGTCATCGGCGAGCGGATACTCCTTCGGACCGTCGGAGTGCTCGATCGGCATCCGCCGCACCCAGTCCGGCGCGCCCTGCTCGAGCTGCTTCGTGAAGAAGCTCTCAGCGGGAGCATCCGCTGTACCGACGCCGTCCACCCAGCGCTTGCGAGTCACCGGGCGACCGCGCAGGTGCGGCAGCATGACGGGCGCGATCCGCGAGTAGTAGGAGAGGATCTCGCCCTTGGTCGTGCCCGCGTCGGGGTAGACGACCTTCTCGAGATTGGTGACGCGCAGACGGCGGCCGTCGACCTGCACGACCTGCCCGCTCGCTGCCATGGGGACAGAGTAGTCGGCCGAGGTCAATCCCTCTGGCCGGAACGGCTGTGACTGGCGATACTGGGGGGATGAGGAGCATCTGGAAGGGCGCAGTGACCTTCGGCCTGGTGAATGTGCCGGTCAAGGTGTATTCGGCGATCGAGGACCATGACATCTCGCTGCACCAGGTGCATGACGAGGACGGCGGGCGCATCCGCTACCAGCGCGTCTGCGAGATCGACGGCAAGCCCGTCGCATACGCGGACATCGACCGCGCCTATGTCGACGACGACGGGCAGACGGTCGTGCTCACCAAGAAGGATCTCGAGGCGCTGCCGGCAGAGAAGAGCCGGGAGATCGACGTGGTGGAGTTCGTGCCCACCGAGCAGATCGACCTGATGATGCTGGACCGGCCGTACTATCTGGAACCCGACTCCAAGTCGCCGAAGGCGTACGTGCTGCTGCGCAAGACGCTCGAGCAGACCGACCGCACCGCGATCGTGCGGTTCACGCTGCGGCAGAAGACGCGCTTGGCGGCGCTGCGCGTGCGGGGCGATGTGCTGGTGCTGCAGACGCTGCTGTGGGCCGACGAGGTGCGCGAGGCGGCGTTCCCCGCGCTGGATGAGGACGTGAAGATCAGCAAGAAGGAGCTGGAGCTCGCGTCATCGCTGGTCGACAGCTACTCCAGCGACTTCGAACCGGAGTCGTTCGTCGACGAGTACCAGAAGGAGCTGCGGACCCTCATCGACGCGAAGATCGAGGCCGGTGAGACCTTCGACGTGTCCGAGACCTTCGCCGAGGAGGGCGAGGGCACCGGCGGCGAGGTCATCGACCTGATGGAGGCGCTGCGCGCCAGCGTGGAGAAGTCGAAGGCCGCACGCAAGGACGCAGGACAGAAGGCCGATGCCGAGCCGGCGGACAAGAAGGCAGGCGGAAAGAAGAAGAAGGCAAGCTGAGCCCGGTTCTAGTGGTTGCCGTCGCCGTCCAGGTCGGGTGCGCGGTCGAAGACCTCGGCGTCGAGCTGCAGGTTCTGCGCCTCGACGGCATCCGTCTCGAGGTCGCCGCCCGCGGCGGCCGCCTTCTTGGCCTTGTGACGCTCGACGAGGTAGTGCCAGAGCGTGACGACGGCGGTGCCGCCGACGGCCAGCAGCAGGATGATGTCGATGTAGTCGACGACGAGGTCGCGGATCCACGGGATGTAGGCGATCAGGTAGCCGAACATCGTGAGGCCGAAGCCCCAGAGCACCGCGCCGATGAGGTTGTAGAGCGAGTAGCGCTTCCAGGGCATGTGCCCCACGCCCGCGGCCACCGGCGCGAAGGTGCGCACGATCGGCACGAAGCGGGCGAGGATGATCGTGATGCCGCCGAAGCGCTCGAAGAACGCGTTGGTGCGCTCGACGTTCTTACGGCTGAACAGGCCCGATTCCTTGCGCTCGAACACCGCCGGCCCGCCCTTGTGACCGATGAAGTACCCGACCTCGCCGCCGACGAAGGCGGAAAGGCCGATCAGCAGCGCGACGACCCAGATGTTCAGGCCGAAGATATCGCTGGTGTGCGTCAGCAGACCAGAGATCACCAGCAGCGTGTCGCCGGGCAGCAGGAAGCCGATCAGCAGACCCGTCTCAGCGAAGACGATGAAGCACACCACGAACAGGGCCCAGGCGCCGGCGCCCTGGATGATGTTGGCAGGATCGAGCCAGGGGATGAGCGCAGTCGGCGCCTGAATCAGCGAGTGAAGCAAGGGGGATCCCGTCGTTCGTTATTCGGCGGTGGGGGGAAGGAAGCCGGAGTGCGGGAGATGGGACTTGAACCCACACGCTCGAAAGCACAGGAACCTAAATCCTGCGTGTCTACCAATTCCACCACTCCCGCGCGTGCTCAAGTCTATCGATGCGGGCGTTCGGGATTTCCGTAGATCTGCTGAGCGTGCGCAACCTCTGTGGATAACTTTGACGG
Above is a genomic segment from Microbacterium sp. W4I4 containing:
- a CDS encoding ATP-dependent DNA ligase yields the protein MAASGQVVQVDGRRLRVTNLEKVVYPDAGTTKGEILSYYSRIAPVMLPHLRGRPVTRKRWVDGVGTADAPAESFFTKQLEQGAPDWVRRMPIEHSDGPKEYPLADDAATLAWFAQIAALELHVPQWRFTHSGGRGKPDRLVLDLDPGPGVGLAQCAEVARVARGILTGMGLEPMPVTSGSKGIHLYARLPTSDDGTGRQTSDDVSAVAKELARLIEADHPDLATGTMAKSARGGKVFIDWSQNSASKTTIAPYSLRGRARPWVAAPRTWEELDDPELRHLEFEEVLERMDAGIDPLAALAPPSSALAAYLAKRDAAKTPEPMPRTAYIAPGGDPRFVIQEHHASSLHCDLRIERDGVLISWAVPKGIPESTDRNHLAVMTEPHPMEYLDFEGEIPRGEYGAGSMTVWDTGVVALEKWRDDEVIGTFTGQAGGRLGSARLALIRTGGEGEKSQWLLHRMVPTPHATRRSASAGASGARGPATPRSDLPESAPTEAATAAERPASYSPMLAETGSMGVARGADAWAEIKWDGIRAIGTWADGSFTLRARSGTDITARYPELTADGAPHLPATDAVVDGEIVAFDAQGRPSFTRLQNRMHLTKGRDIEREVVRTPIVYMLFDLLHLDGHDLTRMPLRQRRELLEQLASDLEDPVQVPPVFDDVDAAVEMSRQHGLEGVVAKDPDSGYRPGARSSAWLKLKNTRTQEVVIIGIRPGKGDRGGTIGSLLLAVPDDAGALQYVGKVGTGFTDRMLRDLSARLDLLRTDEAPAEGVPRPEARDALWVRPELVGEVEFADWTPGGILRHSRWRGLRPDKSPAEVRREA
- a CDS encoding Ku protein, with the protein product MRSIWKGAVTFGLVNVPVKVYSAIEDHDISLHQVHDEDGGRIRYQRVCEIDGKPVAYADIDRAYVDDDGQTVVLTKKDLEALPAEKSREIDVVEFVPTEQIDLMMLDRPYYLEPDSKSPKAYVLLRKTLEQTDRTAIVRFTLRQKTRLAALRVRGDVLVLQTLLWADEVREAAFPALDEDVKISKKELELASSLVDSYSSDFEPESFVDEYQKELRTLIDAKIEAGETFDVSETFAEEGEGTGGEVIDLMEALRASVEKSKAARKDAGQKADAEPADKKAGGKKKKAS
- a CDS encoding DedA family protein; translated protein: MLHSLIQAPTALIPWLDPANIIQGAGAWALFVVCFIVFAETGLLIGFLLPGDTLLVISGLLTHTSDIFGLNIWVVALLIGLSAFVGGEVGYFIGHKGGPAVFERKESGLFSRKNVERTNAFFERFGGITIILARFVPIVRTFAPVAAGVGHMPWKRYSLYNLIGAVLWGFGLTMFGYLIAYIPWIRDLVVDYIDIILLLAVGGTAVVTLWHYLVERHKAKKAAAAGGDLETDAVEAQNLQLDAEVFDRAPDLDGDGNH